The Medicago truncatula cultivar Jemalong A17 chromosome 4, MtrunA17r5.0-ANR, whole genome shotgun sequence genome includes a region encoding these proteins:
- the LOC120579947 gene encoding RNA polymerase II degradation factor 1, with product MRDVLEEMYGGALPVAKSRKTKRKAISKEAYLEEGSEQASKKAKKDKKNKSSSEQLDDSELPTIQEEAQNLNVEEVLENRIRSSKDAATSQAASEQPVIPKKKRKHAIRKLIMEATASDEEEEVTATELVTREVRKKQARDVAALQIGVELAQQANIPTSSITRENVGADAEQVLKAAKEVQGLIASEAGHLLNTAAGSSKATISDSQQGITTSPHTDNIIHVELDSTPSISSDSSSSSSFLNLDDIPLGELYPTINKSPSTASKIHKKLNVNYSTFEPMIPTLDERIGNLAQRRIDVCERLPLDHPFQPSNIQPLNVIQPETNTESQKASEVASKEVTPEDSQQQQLETIPTSKQTVPEQFVSEQPQPETQPQTQTTPEQVVSEQLVSDQQPSSPTNSQSYPESDPMITSDASDVKEEPSNSSSDVIMESVSDQTT from the coding sequence ATGAGGGATGTTCTTGAGGAAATGTATGGAGGAGCTCTGCCTGTGGCCAAGAGCAGGAAAACTAAGAGGAAGGCAATCAGCAAAGAGGCTTACTTAGAGGAAGGTTCTGAACAAGCCTCTAAGAAAGCAAAGAAGGACAAGAAGAATAAGTCTTCTTCTGAACAATTGGATGATTCTGAATTGCCAACAATTCAAGAAGAAGCTCAAAATCTTAATGTTGAAGAGGTCTTAGAGAACAGGATCAGAAGCAGCAAGGATGCTGCAACCTCTCAAGCAGCTTCTGAACAGCCTGTTATTCCCAAGAAAAAGAGGAAGCATGCTATCAGAAAGCTAATAATGGAAGCTACTGCATCTGATGAAGAGGAAGAAGTGACTGCAACTGAGCTAGTCACAAGAGAAGTGAGGAAGAAACAAGCTAGGGATGTTGCTGCACTTCAGATAGGTGTGGAGTTAGCCCAGCAGGCCAACATCCCTACATCCAGCATAACAAGGGAAAATGTTGGTGCAGATGCTGAGCAAGTGCTGAAGGCTGCTAAAGAAGTTCAAGGGTTGATCGCTTCTGAAGCAGGACATCTTTTAAACACTGCTGCTGGTTCCTCAAAAGCCACTATCTCAGATAGTCAGCAAGGTATTACAACTTCTCCTCACACTGACAATATAATTCATGTAGAATTAGACTCAACCCCCTCCATTTCATCTGActcatcatcatcctcatccTTCTTAAATCTAGATGATATACCTTTAGGAGAATTGTATCCAACCATTAACAAAAGCCCCTCAACAGCCTCCAAAATCCATAAAAAGCTGAATGTTAACTATTCAACCTTTGAACCTATGATTCCTACTCTAGATGAAAGGATTGGAAATCTAGCTCAAAGGAGGATAGATGTTTGTGAACGTCTACCTCTTGACCATCCTTTCCAACCATCAAATATCCAACCTTTAAATGTGATTCAACCTGAAACCAATACTGAatcacaaaaagcctctgaagtagcttcaaaAGAAGTTACTCCAGAAGActcccaacaacaacaacttgaaACCATTCCCACCTCtaagcaaactgttcctgaacaattTGTCTCTGAACAACCTCAACCAGAAACCCAACCACAAACTCAAACCACTCCTGAACAAGTTGTTTCTGAACAACTTGTCTCTGATCAACAACCTTCATCACCAACAAACTCCCAATCATATCCTGAATCAGATCCTATGATCACATCAGATGCCTCTGATGTTAAGGAAGAGCCTAGCAACTCTTCTTCTGATGTAATCATGGAGTCTGTTTCTGATCAAACTACTTAA